A stretch of the Papaver somniferum cultivar HN1 chromosome 6, ASM357369v1, whole genome shotgun sequence genome encodes the following:
- the LOC113290453 gene encoding putative ETHYLENE INSENSITIVE 3-like 4 protein: protein MESFNEEEYSTSIDVKEKAEDKEEVEEEEDRDDEEEEICIDELENRMWMDKLLLRKLKQKESKKLGTDEDGLSNSKAIVKQEQSRRKKMSRAQDAILKYMIKTMDVCDAQGFVYGIIPARGKPVTGSSNNLRAWWKEKIKFHKTAPEAIAKLISPVTTQLDVENEALVTSYMHHLQHLQDTTLGSLLSALMQHCVPPQKKFPLEKGICPPWWPTGEEPWWGEQGLLAKEEGPPPYRKPHDLKKAWKVSTLTAVIKHMSPDFKNVRRLVVQSKCLQNKMTAKETLTWSNIVTQEEALCDHLNDSLNISCSSAMKEKEEEDDFNSIHSIISDEVERDGFSMSYGEKRKPEIDHQLEVDLIYTCQNKECPQSVMEFGFAHKNTRTDHESVCVYRAENNAINFASTSDERHVDRMLHKSSSGGSSTGSNTTPTSELQEVLADVAGNNGIPGGQQGRVEDHPYIEVAFERQREEITPTYGTDIEEILSQNQEETSIWDMKFVWDLDEN, encoded by the coding sequence ATGGAAAGTTTCAATGAAGAAGAATACTCCACAAGTATTGATGTTAAGGAAAAAGCCGAGGATAAggaagaagttgaagaagaagaagatagagatGACGAAGAGGAGGAGATTTGCATTGATGAGTTGGAGAACAGGATGTGGATGGACAAGTTACTGCTTCGAAAACTTAAGCAAAAGGAGAGTAAGAAACTTGGCACAGATGAGGATGGACTATCCAACTCGAAGGCGATAGTCAAACAAGAGCAATCACGCCGAAAGAAGATGTCAAGAGCTCAAGATGCAATTCTCAAATACATGATAAAGACAATGGATGTATGTGACGCGCAAGGCTTTGTGTACGGAATCATACCTGCAAGAGGGAAACCAGTAACCGGTTCATCTAATAATTTACGTGCATGGTGGAAAGAGAAAATTAAGTTCCATAAGACTGCTCCAGAAGCCATTGCTAAACTGATATCCCCAGTTACAACACAACTAGATGTTGAAAACGAGGCATTGGTCACTTCTTACATGCATCATCTTCAGCACTTGCAAGATACCACTCTGGGTTCTCTTTTATCAGCTTTGATGCAACATTGTGTACCTCCACAGAAGAAATTTCCGTTGGAAAAGGGTATATGTCCTCCTTGGTGGCCTACTGGGGAAGAACCATGGTGGGGAGAGCAGGGACTTTTGGCTAAAGAAGAGGGTCCCCCGCCATATAGGAAACCGCATGACCTGAAAAAAGCCTGGAAAGTGAGTACTTTAACTGCTGTTATCAAACATATGTCACCTGATTTTAAGAATGTTAGAAGGCTTGTTGTACAGTCTAAGTGTCTTCAAAATAAGATGACCGCAAAAGAGACTCTTACTTGGTCCAATATTGTGACTCAAGAAGAAGCTCTATGCGATCATCTCAATGATTCTcttaatatttcatgttcttcagctATGAAAGAAAAGGAAGAGGAGGATGATTTCAACAGCATTCATTCAATTATCAGCGATGAAGTAGAACGAGATGGGTTTAGTATGAGTTACGGAGAGAAGAGAAAACCGGAAATCGATCATCAACTGGAAGTTGATCTTATTTACACTTGCCAGAACAAGGAGTGTCCACAGAGTGTTATGGAGTTTGGTTTTGCTCACAAGAACACCAGGACTGATCATGAATCTGTATGCGTTTATCGGGCTGAGAATAATGCGATTAATTTTGCATCAACAAGTGATGAAAGGCATGTAGATCGGATGTTGCATAAAAGTAGCTCAGGAGGGTCTAGTACTGGTAGTAATACAACACCTACCAGTGAGCTTCAGGAAGTGCTTGCCGATGTAGCAGGCAATAATGGAATTCCAGGTGGCCAGCAAGGTAGAGTTGAAGATCATCCTTATATAGAAGTAGCATTTGAGAggcaaagagaagaaattacacCAACTTATGGTACAGACATAGAAGAGATTCTATCACAAAATCAAGAAGAAACCTCAATCTGGGATATGAAATTTGTCTGGGATTTGGATGAGAACTGA